AGGATAACTCGGAGCTTGCGACAGTGCCGCGAGAAAATGCGCCTGGGCATCCCGATAATTCTTAGCCTTGAAGTCGATTAAACCCTCGGCATGTGCCAGCATCGGCCAGTTCGCACCGGCTTTCTTCAAATAATCTATATCGGATTCGGCCCCTTCGATGTCATCGAGCGAGATTCTGACCATGGCACGTCGTACGGAGTCAAAGTGAGGACTTTTTCTTATTTCAATCGCCCGGCTATAAGCCTTTTCCGCGGCATCCAGGTTGTTTTTACGCTGCTCTAGCTCCCCCATTTGACTCCAGGCCTCGGCTACCCCACCTTCGTGCTCCAGCAGGGGCAACAGCCATCGCTCCTGTGCCTCGATATTTCCGTTTACATTTTCAAAGACCGCCCAGGCGAGCCTTACCTCGGTCGCCTCCCCGTCCCGGTCAGATGCTTTTTCCAGAGCTTCGCTGGCAGCCTTCCTGTCACCAAGCATCAAGTGGGCGAGGCCCCGAAAGGCGTTTATCGTTGCCTGATCGGTAGCCGTCTGGGTATCGGCAAGTACAACTTCGTCTATTATTTTTTGACTTTCACCCGCTCGAAGATAAGCCTTCCCCAGGGGTACCGATAAATCGGTTTTATCGTAACCGAGGTCGATAGCCTTGTTGAGTTCCTTAATTGCTGAGGCACTATTTTGTGTTTCCAGGTATGCCTTCCCGAGAGCCACCCTCGCGCTTGCATTTTCGGGAGCCTGATTTACCGCGTTCTTGAATTCGATAATGGCACTATTCCATTCCTTTTTATCCAGATAGACCATCCCGCTCTTTATGTATTCCTCGGAACTGCGTTCCTGGGTGCATCCCGCGCCTAAACAGATCATGCAAACTAGAATTGCGGTATGAACAAATATTTTCACTTTCTTGTACCCGGTAGATAGTTTTCTGAATGCAGCCTGGTGTCGCCAAGTTGTGAAGCGACGCAGATTATACCAACTTGCCCATCGAAGAGAATCATGAAACCGATTCCATCCTAATGATTATTCAGGATCAGTGTGTGATAGGGTTCACGAGATAGCGTAACCCCCCCGGTAGTATGCAAATCTTCCGGTCGAAAGACTGCGGGCTTCGTGTGTCGTGTAGATTTTTTCAAGTCCAAAACTTCCGGTACTTCACCGTGAACGGTACCACACTGCGATCAACTCGGCCCCGTTTAAAAGGTAACGCGATACTCAGCGCTGAACACGGCTCGTTCGTATTCGCTGCTATCAAGCGTCGAATCCTGGTTCGTCAGGTCTAATGTAATATTAATTGTTTCAGAATTCGAATGTAGCCTGGTGTATGTCAGCGTTAGTTCCGTGAGATCGTTGATTTCCTCGTCTTCACTTTCCTGCCCCAGCAGGCTCACCCTGAAATCATCGCGCGGGCCTATCTCGCGGGTAAAAGATACTCTTATACCAGTGATCCTTTCATCCAGCGCAGTGTTTTCCTCTGATCGATCGGTTTGAAAGATCGAGGTCAGGAAAGTTGAATAATTTCCCGTCACCGCAAAATTCAGCGATGCGCGCTTTTGTAGCACCGGCAGGATCGATATCGATCGGGTTGTGGCCTGGGCAAGCTGATCTGATTGCAGTTGATTCAAAGTATATGTACGCGAAGTGGTGATTTCTTCTAGGTAATTAGCCGAGAATGACACATGTTGCACAGTATGTACGGCATCAAGACTGTAACTATTATCGTCACCTCGTTCGCCAGCACCGAAGCTGACCGAGGTTCGGCTGCTTGGTTGCCAGGTCAATCCAACCAACTTTTGATCGTCGTCAAATTCTGAAAAGTCAGTCTCGGTTCGGGTAACATCGAAAAAAGAACCCCATACCCGATTAAGCTGATAGCGAAGGTTGACATTAAGCGTGTCGATTTGCTCATCGTCATCGTCCAGGCCCTCTACCTGGCGATTTAATCGAGTGCTCCAGGTGAAATCATTAGGTGAGCGGAAATTATCTAGAGCAAGCTCTAATCTATGCCCATCGGTATCGTCTGTGTCGGAATCGGCATAATCCGCATAGTCCGCGCTCAGGTCGGCCCGATACTGAATCGTTTCGGTCACCCTGTCGGTAACTGTCGTATTGAACACAATCGTGCGTAATTCTTCCGAATTATCGTCGATAAAATCAGGATTGACATTCTGTACACCATTGATGTCGATGTTGGTCAATTGGCTGCTCGCCCTCAGCGAACTCTGCCATTTGCCCGGGCTGTGCTGATAACTGGATAAGAAATTTAATTCATGCACCTCCTCGTCGTCCTGGTCGAGATCCTGGCTGTTTACGACATTTACCAGGTAATCGAGTCGCAGGCTAGACCTGGCACCCATTGCAACCACGCTAATGCCCGGGGCCACGGTGGTTATATAACCGGACTCGTTCAGGGTATCGGTCTCGTTATCGACTAGCGAACCCCTGATGGAGACAAAGGGAACTATCTCAGTGTTTGCGTAAGTGACATTTGGCAATGTGATCCATACCAGGGCCGATAGAATCAGGTTCCGTTGACCAATGCGTGCAAGTTTCGCCCATTCGAATCGAAAACAGAACTCACTATTCTTCATACTTGCCATATGGACCGTAAGCACCCAGTACATTTTTCTCGCGCATCTTGTTGAGCACCAGCAACACGATTCGGTTTGACAGCATTTCCATGCTTCGCTTTACCATTTCGTGCCGGGTTTTCTCGGCCTCGATGATTAGAATAATTTGTCCCATGTGGGACGCCAGGACGCTGGCTTCAGTCGGCAGCAACAGTGGAGCCGAATCAAAAACAATAACCCTGTCGTCATAGCGTTTAGACAGTTCACTAATCAGGTTCTCCATTGCCGTGCTGGCAAACAGCTCCACCGCGTGTGGTGTTTTGCTGCCCGCAAACATCAATGACAGGGAAGGGATATTTGTTTTGTATATAATCTCGCTGAGATCCTTAACTCGACCCATCAGGAAATCAGTCAGTCCATTTTTCATTTCGATCCCAAAAAACTCGTGGTGCGAAGGTTTGCTGATATCAGCATCTATCAATAAAACCTTGTTATCCGTCTCCATCGCTATACTCATCGCCATGTTGATCGCAGAGAACGTCTTCCCTTCTTCGGCGACTGAGCTGGTAACCATGACCATGTTGGCGTTGTCCAACACCGTCGCACCCTTACCTTTTACATTATTGATTACCGGTCGTTTCAGCTGCCGGAAGGTGTTGGACAATTCGGTGCTGACGTTATCGGGCGTGATAAATCCTGCCATACTCAATTTTTTCAGATCGACATCAATTTGATGTGAAAAGGAGCGGGTTGGATTTATTGTCAAGACCTGGTCTTCGACATGTGAAGGCTCCCGGTTACCGGGGCTGGTCAGGTCAATATCAAGTTCTAAATCCGCGTATCGTGGAACATTGGTCTGATCTTCATAATTTGATAAATCCTTGTCCAACCGAATATCGATATCAAGCAAAGAGATTTCGCTAATATCCAAAGGATCACCCTCACCAGGCAGGTATGCCATGTCGGAATCCTTTTTTGTGGCGGGAAGGGATTTATTCAACTTTTTCCCCTCGCCCTCGGGATCTTCATTGCGGATTATTTTTTTTGTCCTGGTGAAAATACCCATGATTACATTACCAGATCCTTTAACCGCCAGAGTATCAAGATTCCCTGCGAATGCAGATAGGTAATAAATCCGGCACTACCCAGGAACACCAGGTTCACGAAACCGAACAGCACTACGTTCATGCGCCGCTTGCTGATCACACTGGGCGTATCGAATTTGCTAATTGCACCGAGAACCGACCCGCCTATATGCGTCATCAATTCCCTCGGGCTATAAAAAACCGGCTGTAAAAACGACAACAAAAGGCTAATTCCATACCCGGTGCCAATCGCAATTACGAGCACAACCAGGTCAAATAGTGCCCGATTCGGATAATCGGCACGCTGTGGCACGAAGGGGGGTTCGATGATTCTGAACTTGACCTGTTCCGAGCCAGCCTCGACATCTTCGGATATCTTGGCTTGCTCACGTCGAGCGACGAGCTCGGTATAATTTTTCCGATGAACCTCGTAATCTCGATTCAGGCGCTGTAATTCGGCTTCTATCTTGGGAACGATATCCACGAGCTTTTTCAACTCTGCCTGTTTTTTCCGAACCGACCTGACGCGCGTATTGACCGATGAAATATCGGCTTCCGCTTTGCCCAATGAAATTTGTAACTCCTGGTAGACAGGATTATCGAGAATAGACTTGGTCGCAGCCCGATGAATAGTCTCTTTTTCTTTTCGTTCGCGCAGTGTATCGAGAACATGCTGTGCATTTATAACATCAGGGTGTTCCTCGGTATAGAGTAGTAATAGATCATCCAACCGCTTCTCCTGCTCTTCGATCCGCTCATCGAGACCCGTTCTGAGTACAGCCCCCTGTTCGACCTCCTGGGACTTAAGTTCATCAATCTGGAATTTTATCTTATTTCTGCGATTTCTAAGTTCAGATAAAATCAGCTCGGACTCCTCAAGTTGGGCTTCAGTTTCCTGCAGTTGCGCGAAGTAGTTATTGCCGTCTCTTGGCATTAAGCCGATATTTTTGCGTATAAAGCTTTCACGTCGTTCTTCCGCTTCTCGCAACAGGCTGTCATATTTCTCGATCTGGTTATCCAGGAACTCAATTGCCGAGTCGGATTCGGTAACCGATTTACCGAGGGTATCCTCGACAAAAATATCGAGCAATGTCTGCACCATTTGCCTGGCTTTGGTCCGGCTGGTATCGGTGTACGTAAGCGTGTAAATTCCACTTTTCGGGTCGGCCGAAATATTGACTCGATTACCGATGCTCTCTACCAATCCTTCCATCTGCGTAGGTCCATCAACATTGAGATCCATATCCATGATTAGGATCGCCCTTTCCAGGTTTGGCCTGCTGAGCAGCTGGCGGACCATAAGCTGAACCGTCGCTTCAAAATCAGTCTCTATCGCGAGGCCGCGCAAAAGGGGTTTCAGCACCGAAGTGGAGTCGATGTAAACCTTGGTTTCAGCCTTATATCGATTCTTGATCTGATCAACGTAGATAAAACCAGCGATCAATACAACCCATGCAATCAAAATCGCGAGCCAGCGATTCTTCCAGATACCGCGTGCGTAGTGCAGTAATTGCTCTTTTAGATCGCCCAGCTCTTCCATGGAGTGTATATTTAAATTCTACTAAAACGAGGATTCGGGGATTATGATCGTGTCCCCCGGTAGTACTGCCCGATTCATGCTGATGTCCCCATCATTGATCAGTGAGTCCAGTTTGATAACGTAAGCCGTGTCGACCCCGTTTTCCTTGCGGATCAACTTTGCATTGTCACCATCGGCAAACTCGGATAATCCCTGGACCGCGATCATAACGTCCAGCAGTGTCATGCCAGCACGGTAAGGTATTACCATCGGATTGGTGGCATTGCCAATAACACGGATCTGCTGATTTACGGTACTGTTGAAACTTGAAACAATGACCGTAACCCGCGGTGTGCGGATATACTGAGATAGCTCAGCCTCGATCAGACCGCCGATCACCGGTGCTTCCAGTCCGGTCACTTCTAACTCGGTAATCAAGGGAGAGGAAATCTTTCCATCGGGGCGCACAATTACATTGGAAGACAATTCAGGGTTGCGCCAGACGAAAATCTGCAGCTGGTCACCCGGGCCAACAACATAACTGGTTGACTGGCTTGGCTGAGTGTTAGGTAAAAGCTTACCACCGGGTGAAGAGCAACCGAGTAATGTTGTAAGCAATACCATGGGTATCATTATATTCATACGGATCATGGTTTATTCCGTTAGCTGATTAGAGTTATACAAGTCTACCGAACGCAAGGTAGATATGCACCAAACCTTCGATTTTTCAATAAATAAACGTAGCATCCTATCAAAAGCTCTAATCCTAGGCCAGATAACAGCCCCAGTTAATACCAGCGTTGCTAGGCAAGTCACACTTTAGTGGTCATCTTGAGATGTTTTAATGCTTTGCGCAGGGACAGCGCGATTTATTCGTCAATCTCGATTTTGAGTCGTTCGATCAGCGAATATAACGTCGGCCGTGATATTTCAAGTAGCTTCGCAGCCTTTGAAATATTACCTTCAACCTGATCCAACGCGCGCAAAATAGTCCGTTTTTCGGCAATACTCCGGGCCAGCGCCAGGTTAAGCGCTTGTTCTGCCTCGTCATCATTCTCTGGAACCCTACCCGGATCATTTTTGAGCTGTAAGTCCTGCGGTTGAAGATAGGATTCTTCAGTCATGATGACGGCCCGGCGTATAATCTTTTCCAGTTCGCGAACATTGCCCCGGCACTCATAGTCAAGCAATGTATTTTCAGTCGCCTGGCTCAAACCATGGATCTTCTTCCCCTGTTCGGTTGCATATTTTTCCAGGAACACCCG
This is a stretch of genomic DNA from Gammaproteobacteria bacterium. It encodes these proteins:
- a CDS encoding XrtA-associated tyrosine autokinase — its product is MAYLPGEGDPLDISEISLLDIDIRLDKDLSNYEDQTNVPRYADLELDIDLTSPGNREPSHVEDQVLTINPTRSFSHQIDVDLKKLSMAGFITPDNVSTELSNTFRQLKRPVINNVKGKGATVLDNANMVMVTSSVAEEGKTFSAINMAMSIAMETDNKVLLIDADISKPSHHEFFGIEMKNGLTDFLMGRVKDLSEIIYKTNIPSLSLMFAGSKTPHAVELFASTAMENLISELSKRYDDRVIVFDSAPLLLPTEASVLASHMGQIILIIEAEKTRHEMVKRSMEMLSNRIVLLVLNKMREKNVLGAYGPYGKYEE
- a CDS encoding polysaccharide biosynthesis/export family protein; the protein is MNIMIPMVLLTTLLGCSSPGGKLLPNTQPSQSTSYVVGPGDQLQIFVWRNPELSSNVIVRPDGKISSPLITELEVTGLEAPVIGGLIEAELSQYIRTPRVTVIVSSFNSTVNQQIRVIGNATNPMVIPYRAGMTLLDVMIAVQGLSEFADGDNAKLIRKENGVDTAYVIKLDSLINDGDISMNRAVLPGDTIIIPESSF
- a CDS encoding Wzz/FepE/Etk N-terminal domain-containing protein, with the protein product MEELGDLKEQLLHYARGIWKNRWLAILIAWVVLIAGFIYVDQIKNRYKAETKVYIDSTSVLKPLLRGLAIETDFEATVQLMVRQLLSRPNLERAILIMDMDLNVDGPTQMEGLVESIGNRVNISADPKSGIYTLTYTDTSRTKARQMVQTLLDIFVEDTLGKSVTESDSAIEFLDNQIEKYDSLLREAEERRESFIRKNIGLMPRDGNNYFAQLQETEAQLEESELILSELRNRRNKIKFQIDELKSQEVEQGAVLRTGLDERIEEQEKRLDDLLLLYTEEHPDVINAQHVLDTLRERKEKETIHRAATKSILDNPVYQELQISLGKAEADISSVNTRVRSVRKKQAELKKLVDIVPKIEAELQRLNRDYEVHRKNYTELVARREQAKISEDVEAGSEQVKFRIIEPPFVPQRADYPNRALFDLVVLVIAIGTGYGISLLLSFLQPVFYSPRELMTHIGGSVLGAISKFDTPSVISKRRMNVVLFGFVNLVFLGSAGFITYLHSQGILILWRLKDLVM
- the prsT gene encoding PEP-CTERM system TPR-repeat protein PrsT encodes the protein MKIFVHTAILVCMICLGAGCTQERSSEEYIKSGMVYLDKKEWNSAIIEFKNAVNQAPENASARVALGKAYLETQNSASAIKELNKAIDLGYDKTDLSVPLGKAYLRAGESQKIIDEVVLADTQTATDQATINAFRGLAHLMLGDRKAASEALEKASDRDGEATEVRLAWAVFENVNGNIEAQERWLLPLLEHEGGVAEAWSQMGELEQRKNNLDAAEKAYSRAIEIRKSPHFDSVRRAMVRISLDDIEGAESDIDYLKKAGANWPMLAHAEGLIDFKAKNYRDAQAHFLAALSQAPSYPPAQFMAGLSSFYQQNYQNTISYLEQYFVSNPDNIQARLVYATSLLAIQNSEKALEVLQDLDKKVPNNFRVLSLLSDAYLKEGKSVESLETLQRAVKAKPDQASTRLQLGSSLIRNPDTVGIGQQELKRALELDPNLKQAKLALFMSYIREKQFSQALETAKDIDNSFRDQSLGANLVALTYLAQGKS